A single Micromonospora luteifusca DNA region contains:
- a CDS encoding pentapeptide repeat-containing protein yields the protein MAVDKPAHQLRVMPWWLVLVGLLIAAALGWLVLDLLLSEADRATQPDTRATLRIDAIRTGLTVVAGTGGGLALLLAGRRQWITERAQRHQESIAAQDQAHRDRVQSHAEAVAEAAQRHQDRQSGAAEHDAAERRLTELYTRAVELLGNDSAAVRLGGLHALERLGQDNPGQRPTIAAVLCAYLRMPAGDGEPRETEVRRTAQRVLTRHLRADDATYWPEVRLDLTGAALVDFDAAGCTLVDANFTAATFTGTTTFAGATARGRLLLGAAVFGDVVFDDLNVEGEIVLDGVRVGGSASFDDASFDDLSCRRSSFAGPVSFRRATFGQPTSFDATRFEDAASFREADFVGALSMEHTEFAGSASFHAARFTNMALFRWTIFGAEALFDHARFTDAANFGRARFHSMASFRDAQFSRPPQVDQARAVVDPGHRWPTGAVVERLDDEWLLLVDR from the coding sequence GTGGCTGTCGACAAACCCGCGCACCAGCTGCGAGTGATGCCGTGGTGGCTGGTCCTGGTCGGCCTGCTGATCGCCGCGGCCCTGGGCTGGCTGGTGCTGGACCTGCTGCTCAGCGAGGCCGACCGGGCCACCCAACCGGACACCCGCGCCACTCTGCGCATCGACGCGATCCGCACCGGCCTGACCGTCGTCGCCGGCACCGGCGGAGGGCTCGCGCTGCTGCTGGCCGGGCGGCGACAGTGGATCACCGAGCGAGCGCAGCGGCACCAGGAAAGCATCGCTGCCCAGGACCAGGCACACCGGGACCGGGTGCAGTCGCACGCCGAGGCGGTGGCCGAAGCCGCGCAACGCCACCAGGATCGGCAGTCCGGCGCGGCCGAACATGACGCCGCCGAGCGTCGGCTGACCGAGCTCTACACCCGCGCGGTCGAGTTGCTCGGCAACGACAGCGCGGCGGTACGCCTCGGCGGCCTGCACGCCCTGGAACGCCTCGGTCAGGACAATCCGGGGCAGCGCCCGACGATCGCGGCGGTGCTCTGCGCGTACCTGCGGATGCCGGCGGGCGACGGCGAGCCGCGCGAGACGGAGGTCCGACGCACCGCGCAGCGCGTGCTGACCCGGCACCTGCGCGCGGACGACGCGACCTACTGGCCGGAGGTCAGGCTGGACCTGACCGGTGCTGCGCTTGTCGACTTCGACGCCGCCGGCTGCACCCTGGTCGACGCGAACTTCACGGCGGCGACGTTCACCGGCACGACCACCTTCGCGGGTGCGACGGCGCGGGGGCGTCTCCTGCTCGGGGCGGCGGTCTTCGGTGACGTGGTCTTCGACGATCTCAACGTCGAGGGGGAGATCGTGCTGGACGGCGTTCGCGTCGGCGGTTCGGCCAGCTTCGACGACGCCTCGTTCGACGACCTGTCCTGCCGGCGGTCCAGCTTCGCCGGCCCGGTTTCATTCCGTCGGGCGACCTTCGGCCAGCCGACCAGCTTCGACGCGACCCGCTTCGAGGACGCCGCCTCGTTCCGGGAGGCCGACTTTGTCGGCGCCCTGTCGATGGAGCACACCGAGTTCGCCGGGTCGGCCAGCTTCCACGCCGCCCGTTTCACGAACATGGCGCTGTTCCGCTGGACGATCTTCGGCGCGGAGGCGCTGTTCGACCACGCCCGCTTCACCGACGCCGCGAACTTCGGCCGGGCCCGGTTCCACAGCATGGCCAGCTTCCGCGACGCACAGTTCAGCCGCCCGCCGCAGGTCGACCAGGCCCGGGCGGTGGTCGATCCTGGTCACCGATGGCCGACGGGCGCCGTGGTCGAACGACTCGACGACGAGTGGCTGCTGCTGGTCGACCGCTGA
- a CDS encoding TetR/AcrR family transcriptional regulator — protein sequence MASAGQVPEVFAQRPKRADARRNYDALIAAARDAFAENGAAASLEDVARRAGVGIGTLYRNFPTRRHLFEAVYVEEVRALSRSAEDLAELPPWDALVAWLHRFVAYVATKRALAEQLLHDSEIFTSCRTEIYAAGEPLMSRAQAAGVVRDDIGFDDVVRLISGLTMAQFPSPEQRDRVLGVALDGLRPATATR from the coding sequence ATGGCCAGCGCCGGGCAGGTGCCCGAGGTCTTCGCGCAGCGGCCCAAGCGGGCCGACGCGCGGCGCAACTACGACGCCCTGATCGCCGCGGCGCGCGACGCGTTCGCCGAGAACGGCGCGGCCGCCTCCCTGGAGGACGTGGCCCGGCGGGCCGGGGTGGGCATCGGCACGCTCTACCGCAACTTCCCCACGCGTCGTCACCTGTTCGAGGCCGTCTACGTGGAGGAGGTCCGGGCGCTGAGCCGCTCCGCCGAGGACCTGGCCGAACTGCCCCCGTGGGACGCCCTCGTCGCCTGGCTGCACCGGTTCGTCGCGTACGTCGCCACCAAGCGGGCGCTCGCCGAGCAGTTGCTGCACGACTCCGAGATCTTCACCAGTTGCCGGACGGAGATCTACGCCGCCGGTGAGCCGTTGATGAGTCGCGCCCAGGCGGCCGGCGTGGTCCGCGACGACATCGGCTTCGACGACGTGGTGCGGCTGATCAGCGGTCTCACGATGGCCCAGTTCCCGTCGCCCGAGCAGCGCGACCGGGTGCTCGGCGTGGCCCTGGACGGCCTGCGCCCCGCAACCGCCACCCGCTGA
- a CDS encoding MFS transporter produces the protein MAVTSRRSSRRLTFTVLAAGAGFFAMLQSLITPVLPTIQQDLHTSQNTVTWVLTAYLLSASIFTPILGRVGDMVGKERMLVVSLAALALGCLLAAIAPNIGVLIIARVVQGIGGAVFPLSFGIIRDEFPAARVSSAVAAISAIVAVGGGLGIVLAGPIVSTLDYRWLFWIPMVVVGLTAVAAHLFVPESPVRTPGRIDWRATLLLSGWLVALLLPISQGVAWGWTSPRVLGLLALAVVLLVGWLVAEVRSPNPLIDMRMMRLPGVWTTNLVALLYGASMFSMYAFLPQFLQTPTAAGYGFGASISQAGLLMLPMVSAMFVAGIVAGRLQAVFSAKAQLATGAAFNVAASAMLATAHDTRWEVAVAGGLVGLGIGLAFASMANLIVASVPASQTGVATGMNANIRTIGGAIGAAVVSGVITANPQANGLPREAGFTTGFLVLTAIALAAALAALAVPSARRASSGRRPSTATIVESELAGEFATMPATR, from the coding sequence GTGGCAGTGACCTCCCGACGCAGCTCGCGTCGGCTCACCTTCACCGTGCTCGCGGCCGGTGCCGGGTTCTTCGCGATGCTCCAGTCGCTGATCACCCCGGTGCTACCGACCATCCAGCAGGACCTGCACACCTCCCAGAACACCGTGACCTGGGTCCTGACCGCCTATCTGCTCTCCGCGTCGATCTTCACGCCGATCCTCGGTCGGGTCGGCGACATGGTGGGCAAGGAGCGGATGCTGGTCGTCTCGCTCGCCGCGCTCGCCCTCGGCTGCCTGCTGGCCGCCATCGCGCCGAACATCGGTGTCCTCATCATCGCCCGGGTCGTGCAGGGCATCGGCGGGGCGGTCTTCCCGCTGTCGTTCGGCATCATCCGCGACGAGTTCCCGGCCGCGCGGGTCTCCTCCGCCGTCGCCGCCATCTCGGCGATCGTCGCCGTCGGCGGTGGCCTGGGCATCGTGCTGGCCGGCCCGATCGTCAGCACGCTGGACTACCGCTGGCTGTTCTGGATCCCGATGGTCGTGGTCGGGCTGACCGCCGTGGCCGCCCACCTGTTCGTCCCCGAATCCCCGGTCCGCACCCCCGGTCGCATCGACTGGCGGGCCACCCTGCTGCTCTCCGGCTGGCTGGTCGCGTTGCTGCTGCCGATCAGCCAGGGCGTGGCGTGGGGCTGGACCAGCCCCCGGGTGCTCGGCCTGCTGGCGCTCGCCGTGGTGCTGCTGGTCGGCTGGCTGGTCGCCGAGGTGCGCTCGCCCAACCCGCTGATCGACATGCGGATGATGCGCCTGCCCGGCGTCTGGACCACCAACCTGGTCGCCCTGCTCTACGGCGCGTCGATGTTCTCCATGTACGCGTTCCTCCCCCAGTTCCTGCAGACCCCGACCGCCGCCGGCTACGGCTTCGGCGCCAGCATCAGCCAGGCCGGTCTGCTCATGCTGCCGATGGTGAGCGCGATGTTCGTCGCCGGCATCGTCGCCGGCCGACTCCAGGCCGTTTTCAGCGCCAAGGCGCAGCTCGCCACCGGCGCCGCGTTCAACGTGGCCGCCTCCGCGATGCTCGCCACCGCGCATGACACCCGCTGGGAGGTCGCCGTCGCCGGTGGCCTGGTCGGCCTCGGTATCGGCCTGGCCTTCGCGTCGATGGCCAACCTGATCGTCGCCAGTGTGCCCGCCAGCCAGACCGGCGTGGCGACCGGCATGAACGCCAACATCCGCACCATCGGAGGCGCGATCGGCGCCGCCGTGGTCAGCGGCGTGATCACCGCGAACCCGCAGGCCAACGGCCTGCCCCGGGAAGCCGGCTTCACGACGGGGTTTCTCGTCCTCACGGCGATCGCCCTGGCCGCCGCGCTCGCGGCCCTGGCCGTCCCGTCCGCCCGGCGGGCGTCGTCCGGTCGCCGGCCGTCCACCGCGACGATCGTCGAGTCGGAGCTAGCCGGCGAGTTCGCCACCATGCCAGCGACCCGCTGA
- a CDS encoding SEC-C domain-containing protein, which yields MPELLTADRIEEIGSLGSDSPDPAALVAELVGAVDEGRVADPDDTGYALLVAADILTQAGDLADALALATRAIAEQPDDGGHARSMRGGLLLRLGREEEGMAELSALRPLLETDPDATYLIDDLAGAGRTETALEWLTAALDAILERTRTQQHESEDAQDEAAAMIYGLTQGRHALREEMGLPHDEYDNLADRLRAASNHALDALDDGPATLLFWPQAEFDALMTRWPALSGSYPATWDEHRAQIELALVEASGMGGADLGVVVGSVAGLAAFAEREDLDPTDEETQDEYADSLTGPDLRSWPPGRNDACWCGSGAKYKKCCLPRSRG from the coding sequence ATGCCCGAGTTGCTGACCGCCGACCGCATCGAGGAGATCGGCTCCCTGGGCTCCGACAGCCCGGACCCGGCCGCGTTGGTCGCCGAGTTGGTGGGCGCCGTCGACGAGGGGCGGGTCGCCGACCCCGACGACACCGGGTACGCCCTGCTGGTCGCCGCGGACATCCTGACGCAGGCGGGTGACCTGGCCGACGCGCTCGCGCTGGCCACCCGCGCCATCGCCGAACAGCCGGACGACGGCGGTCACGCCCGATCGATGCGCGGTGGTCTGCTGCTGCGCCTCGGCCGCGAGGAAGAGGGCATGGCCGAGCTGTCGGCCCTGCGCCCACTGCTGGAGACCGACCCCGACGCCACGTACCTCATCGACGACCTGGCTGGGGCCGGCCGCACCGAGACGGCGCTGGAGTGGCTGACCGCCGCGCTGGACGCGATCCTGGAACGGACCCGGACCCAGCAGCACGAGTCCGAAGACGCGCAGGACGAGGCCGCGGCCATGATCTACGGGCTGACCCAGGGGCGGCACGCCCTCCGCGAGGAGATGGGCCTGCCACACGACGAGTACGACAACCTCGCCGACCGGCTCCGCGCCGCGAGCAACCACGCGCTCGACGCGCTGGACGACGGCCCGGCGACGCTGCTGTTCTGGCCGCAGGCGGAGTTCGACGCGCTGATGACACGCTGGCCCGCCCTGAGCGGCAGCTACCCCGCCACCTGGGACGAGCACCGAGCCCAGATCGAACTCGCCCTCGTCGAGGCATCCGGGATGGGTGGCGCCGACCTGGGTGTGGTTGTCGGCTCCGTCGCCGGGCTGGCGGCCTTCGCCGAGCGGGAGGACCTCGACCCCACCGACGAGGAAACCCAGGACGAGTACGCCGATTCGCTCACCGGGCCCGACCTCAGGTCCTGGCCGCCCGGCCGCAACGACGCCTGCTGGTGCGGCTCGGGTGCCAAGTACAAGAAGTGCTGTCTACCGCGCTCGCGCGGCTGA
- a CDS encoding helix-turn-helix domain-containing protein, with amino-acid sequence MVRPPLTPAQIAAGQRLGAALRVARGGRPLVEVALAAGISPETLRKIEVGRLPAPAFGTVVCLSAVLGVALSDLAEVWLADVRVREAS; translated from the coding sequence ATGGTTCGCCCACCGCTCACACCCGCACAGATCGCAGCGGGGCAACGTCTCGGGGCGGCGCTTCGGGTCGCGCGCGGAGGCCGCCCGCTCGTCGAGGTGGCCCTGGCGGCCGGCATCTCGCCGGAGACGCTCCGCAAGATCGAAGTGGGGCGGCTGCCGGCACCCGCGTTCGGCACGGTGGTCTGCCTCAGTGCGGTCCTCGGCGTCGCGCTCAGCGATCTGGCCGAGGTGTGGCTGGCCGATGTACGGGTGCGCGAAGCGTCGTGA
- the map gene encoding type I methionyl aminopeptidase encodes MIELKSPKEIQQMAVTGQFVGELLAELRAVAAVGVNLMDIEHHARRRIKERGADSCYWDYSPSFGRGPFRNVLCLSVNDAVLHGLPHNYSLRDGDLLSIDMAVGIDGWVADSALSVIVGTPAPEDLKLIEATEVALAAGIDAALPGNQLGDISAAIGEVARRYGYSVNNEFGGHGIGRTMHEAPHVANDGRSGRGMKLKPGLTIAIEPWFCRSTDKIKFDKDGWTIRSADGSRTAHSEHTVAVTETGPQVLTPRPAHDTRPANRSGQSAATS; translated from the coding sequence GTGATCGAGCTCAAGTCCCCCAAGGAGATCCAACAGATGGCCGTCACCGGCCAGTTCGTCGGCGAGCTGCTGGCGGAGCTGCGTGCGGTCGCCGCCGTCGGGGTCAACCTGATGGACATCGAGCACCACGCCCGCCGCCGGATCAAGGAGCGTGGCGCCGACTCCTGCTACTGGGACTACTCGCCGTCGTTCGGCCGCGGCCCGTTCCGCAACGTCCTGTGCCTCTCGGTCAACGACGCCGTGCTGCACGGCCTGCCGCACAACTACTCGCTGCGCGACGGTGACCTGCTGAGCATCGACATGGCGGTCGGCATCGACGGCTGGGTCGCCGACTCCGCCCTCTCCGTCATCGTCGGCACCCCCGCCCCGGAAGACCTGAAGCTGATCGAGGCCACCGAGGTCGCGCTGGCCGCCGGGATCGACGCCGCACTGCCGGGCAACCAGCTCGGCGACATCTCCGCCGCCATCGGTGAGGTCGCCCGCCGCTACGGCTACTCGGTCAACAACGAGTTCGGCGGGCACGGCATCGGCCGCACCATGCACGAGGCCCCACACGTGGCCAACGACGGCCGCTCCGGCCGGGGCATGAAGCTCAAGCCCGGCCTCACGATCGCGATCGAGCCGTGGTTCTGCCGCAGCACCGACAAGATCAAGTTCGACAAGGACGGGTGGACGATCCGGTCCGCGGACGGCTCCCGCACGGCCCACTCCGAGCACACCGTCGCGGTCACCGAGACCGGCCCCCAGGTGCTGACCCCCCGCCCCGCACATGACACCCGGCCAGCCAACCGCAGTGGACAGTCGGCTGCGACGTCCTGA
- a CDS encoding DUF6244 family protein has translation MSAAQIIARLAAASQKLDDAKAKTAAAAQDAAEARALVAGALEGVAAGALVGMIDAYRQALAQASQGGDPAKQHVQETIAKVRALGN, from the coding sequence GTGAGCGCAGCACAGATCATCGCGCGGTTGGCGGCGGCGTCGCAGAAGCTCGACGACGCGAAGGCCAAGACCGCAGCGGCAGCCCAGGATGCAGCCGAGGCGCGGGCGCTCGTCGCCGGGGCTCTGGAGGGCGTGGCTGCTGGCGCTCTGGTCGGCATGATCGACGCCTATCGTCAGGCGCTGGCGCAGGCGTCCCAGGGTGGGGACCCGGCCAAGCAGCACGTCCAGGAGACGATCGCCAAGGTCCGAGCGCTGGGAAACTGA
- a CDS encoding S8 family peptidase, with translation MAAASKVEGNYVPQAKKSLPRRVGRGSVSILATAALIAAGLAGTPGAAAATPAPTGNGPIARYLVQLDEQPLATYAGGVPGLAATKAAGGGKLNRSSSGAKAYQEHLRQKRGSVLTGVGLPADQVKVSFDTAFNGFAADLTRTQVARLRATRGVRAVYEDTKVHTSAVPTLSYLGLTGREGAWQQQFGNVNHAGEGVIIGVIDSGFWPESASFAALSTPRPDQAVIDAKWKGTCDVGTEAPVTCNNKVIGARWYGSLADVFPDEYSSPRDRNGHGTHTASTAAGNHGVPATVAGQSVGEISGVAPAARLAIYKALYDTGFGTATGSSVDIVHAIDDAVADGVDVINYSVGDDLENFSAIEQAFFNAASAGVFVAAAGGNAGPEAGTIDNSTPWVTTVAASTIDQQYSRTLTLGNGRTITGVGIGSASAGPAPLVSGKASAVNPDNTQDAELCVDGALDPAKVTGAIVLCLRGVTDRVAKSAAVARAGGVGMVLYNDGVNSQDADTHSVPTVHILDTDAVPILAYIASGNATATVSAGHLTSVEAPQVAGFSSAGPSHFNGGDLLKPDISAPGVAVAAAFSPAIGGQQFALESGTSMASPHIAGIAALLRAQHPAWSPSAIRSALMTTAVDTTNEGNPIKLGAGDATPLNYGAGEVRPGDAFDPGLVYDSTEQDWRKYLCGLAEKGNQVPADDCDTTGAIATNQLNYPSISMGNMVGTQTVTRTVTNVSSKAGDYTAKVRAPQGYTVKVTPAKLHVLPGRTATFQVQITNKAGALDTWIDGSLTWRDKSQHHVTIPLVVRNTGLVAPDEITGTGTAGTFAMTTQVGFRGTLAAVSTGLTSGTSTDTTLYGDVPLWDSRSPDNLPVPLPASIYRGTVHVPSGTVNPQILVTGHGAHCDEIDWSADPLPPCAEFLIDVFDSTGKIVDVKYGAKDGARVVLPAAGDYTLVIEQLYTLNTAPGAGANTYTITTLLPGAPGTSEGRLTIDPKRRTVLPGATADVTLNWSGLTPGRLYVGVLVLSNGKDPLKTLPITVRS, from the coding sequence GTGGCGGCGGCGTCGAAAGTGGAGGGCAACTACGTGCCACAAGCGAAGAAATCTCTACCCAGGCGAGTCGGGCGCGGGTCGGTCAGCATCCTGGCCACCGCCGCCCTGATTGCGGCGGGCCTGGCCGGCACCCCGGGGGCGGCCGCCGCAACGCCTGCCCCGACCGGCAACGGACCGATCGCCCGCTACCTCGTCCAACTCGATGAGCAGCCGTTGGCCACCTACGCTGGCGGCGTACCCGGGCTGGCCGCGACCAAGGCGGCCGGTGGCGGCAAGCTCAACCGGAGTTCCAGCGGCGCCAAGGCGTACCAGGAGCACCTGCGCCAAAAGCGCGGCAGTGTGCTGACCGGCGTGGGGCTGCCCGCCGACCAGGTCAAGGTCTCCTTCGACACGGCCTTCAACGGCTTCGCCGCGGATCTGACCCGTACCCAGGTGGCCCGGCTGCGCGCCACTCGCGGCGTGCGGGCCGTGTACGAGGACACCAAGGTGCACACCAGCGCCGTGCCGACGTTGAGCTACCTCGGCCTGACCGGTCGCGAAGGCGCGTGGCAGCAGCAGTTCGGCAATGTCAACCACGCCGGCGAGGGTGTCATCATCGGCGTCATCGACAGCGGATTCTGGCCGGAGAGCGCCAGCTTCGCCGCGCTGTCCACCCCGCGCCCGGACCAGGCGGTCATCGACGCGAAGTGGAAGGGCACCTGCGACGTCGGTACCGAGGCCCCGGTCACCTGCAACAACAAGGTGATCGGTGCGCGGTGGTACGGCAGCCTCGCCGACGTCTTCCCGGACGAGTACTCCTCGCCGCGTGACCGCAATGGACACGGCACCCACACCGCGAGCACCGCGGCGGGCAACCACGGCGTGCCGGCCACGGTCGCCGGCCAGTCCGTCGGCGAGATCTCCGGCGTGGCGCCGGCCGCCCGGTTGGCGATCTACAAGGCGCTCTACGACACCGGCTTCGGCACGGCGACCGGCAGTTCGGTCGACATCGTGCACGCCATCGACGACGCGGTAGCCGACGGTGTCGACGTCATCAACTACTCCGTCGGCGACGACCTGGAGAACTTCAGCGCGATCGAGCAGGCGTTCTTCAACGCCGCCTCGGCCGGCGTCTTCGTGGCCGCGGCCGGCGGAAACGCGGGCCCGGAGGCCGGCACCATCGACAACTCCACCCCCTGGGTGACCACGGTGGCCGCCAGCACCATCGACCAGCAGTACAGCCGGACGCTCACCCTCGGCAACGGTAGGACCATCACCGGCGTGGGCATCGGTTCGGCCAGCGCCGGGCCAGCGCCGCTGGTCTCCGGCAAGGCCAGCGCGGTGAACCCCGACAACACCCAGGATGCCGAACTCTGCGTGGACGGTGCACTCGACCCGGCCAAGGTCACCGGTGCGATCGTGTTGTGTCTGCGCGGGGTCACCGACCGGGTCGCGAAGAGCGCCGCGGTGGCCAGGGCAGGCGGCGTCGGGATGGTGCTCTACAACGACGGAGTGAACTCCCAGGACGCCGACACGCACTCGGTGCCGACGGTGCACATCCTGGACACCGACGCCGTGCCGATCCTCGCGTACATCGCCTCCGGCAACGCCACGGCGACGGTCTCGGCGGGCCACCTGACCTCGGTCGAAGCACCCCAGGTCGCCGGCTTCTCCTCGGCCGGGCCATCGCACTTCAACGGCGGCGATCTGCTCAAGCCGGACATCAGCGCGCCCGGTGTCGCCGTCGCGGCGGCGTTCTCCCCGGCGATCGGCGGGCAGCAGTTCGCCCTCGAATCGGGCACGTCGATGGCGTCCCCGCACATCGCGGGCATCGCCGCCCTGCTGCGCGCCCAGCACCCGGCCTGGTCACCGTCGGCCATCCGGTCGGCGCTCATGACGACGGCCGTGGACACCACGAACGAGGGCAACCCGATCAAGCTGGGTGCCGGCGACGCCACGCCGTTGAACTACGGCGCCGGCGAGGTCCGGCCGGGCGATGCGTTCGACCCGGGTCTGGTCTACGACTCCACCGAGCAGGACTGGCGGAAGTACCTGTGCGGGTTGGCCGAGAAGGGCAACCAGGTGCCGGCCGACGACTGCGACACGACCGGTGCGATCGCGACGAACCAGCTCAACTACCCATCGATCTCGATGGGCAACATGGTGGGTACGCAGACCGTGACCCGTACCGTCACCAACGTCAGCAGCAAGGCCGGCGACTACACGGCCAAGGTGCGGGCACCCCAGGGTTACACCGTCAAGGTCACTCCGGCGAAGCTGCACGTGCTGCCGGGCCGGACCGCGACCTTCCAGGTGCAGATCACCAACAAGGCCGGCGCCCTCGACACCTGGATCGACGGCTCGTTGACCTGGCGCGACAAGTCGCAGCACCACGTCACGATCCCGCTGGTCGTCCGCAACACCGGGTTGGTCGCGCCGGACGAGATCACCGGCACCGGCACCGCGGGCACCTTCGCGATGACCACGCAGGTCGGATTCCGGGGCACTCTGGCCGCGGTGTCCACCGGCCTGACCTCCGGCACCAGCACCGACACGACGCTCTATGGTGACGTGCCGCTCTGGGACTCCCGGTCGCCGGACAACCTGCCGGTGCCACTGCCGGCATCGATCTACCGGGGCACGGTGCACGTACCGTCCGGCACGGTCAACCCGCAGATCCTGGTGACCGGGCATGGCGCGCACTGCGACGAGATCGACTGGAGCGCCGATCCGCTGCCGCCGTGCGCGGAGTTCCTGATCGACGTCTTCGACAGCACCGGAAAGATCGTGGACGTCAAGTACGGCGCCAAGGACGGCGCTCGCGTGGTGCTGCCCGCCGCCGGTGACTACACCCTGGTCATCGAGCAGCTTTACACCCTCAACACGGCACCCGGTGCGGGGGCGAACACGTACACCATCACCACCCTGCTGCCCGGCGCGCCCGGCACCTCGGAGGGCAGGCTGACCATCGATCCCAAGCGACGCACCGTGCTGCCCGGGGCGACGGCGGACGTGACGCTGAACTGGTCCGGGCTTACCCCGGGCCGTCTCTACGTCGGCGTACTGGTGTTGAGCAACGGCAAGGATCCGCTCAAGACCCTGCCGATCACTGTGCGGTCCTAG